The Spiroplasma corruscae DNA window TCATAACTTATTTGAGAAAACTCCTCAATCAACATGATCGTGGTCATGATCTTCTGTTTCATGAAATTTTTGTATTATACTAAATAAATTATTTTCTTCATGATGATGTTCTTCTAATGTACTTGAGTTTAAATATATTACCAATACATTAATCATTGTAAATATAACAACCACAACAGGTATAAATGCAACAATTGGCATTCATCTTTTAAATATATCTTTTTTATTATTTGGGTCTTTGTGAGTATATGAATTTTTAAATATGAAATAATAAAATAATCACAATACCCATATTACCAAGAAGTATCCAAATGAATCAACCATAGTTGAAAGTGGGTTGTGAATTGCACCTCCACCGTGAATAAGCATATGTATTCATGGAACTATAAATCCAATCAAACTACTAAATACTGGCCCTAAACTACCTATTGATAAGGTAATTACTAATATATCTAAAAACCTTGTTGGTAAAATAACCCCATCGATTGGGATAATTAGGTGTTCAATGTACATATCTAATGAAGTAGCAGCAATTGCTATAGCTAATATCATACCTGATAAAGTTAGTCTAAAAGTTAAATTTCGCTTTGATGTATAAATACTTGTTTTTCAGTTAAAATCTTCCTCTTTAACATCATCGTGATTTCCAAACATATCAAAATGATGTTCATCATGATAATGATCTTTTTTATTGTCTTTATCATTATGTTCTGAAACAATGTGTTCAGAATTATCTTTATTATCTTTTGAATTATTATTTTCCATTAATATTTCCTCCTAGAAAATATTATAAACTAAATTATAAAAATTATAAATATTAATTATAAAAATTATAATTTAGGTACAATTTTTTCTAATACCTCTTGAATAGAAACATAAATTATAAAATTAATACTATATTTTAATAAATTAAAACCAAATATTATAGAACCATATAAAGGCCAGTTTAAATTTAAGCTCTCCAAAAATTTACTTGCAGACTCATAATAACCAAGAAAATAAATATACATTGGTAATAGAAACAAGAAATTTAATACCACGTTTATTAATCCTACTGAAATAATAGTAATTATAATGGATAGACTTGGTAATAGATATTTATAAACTTTTTTATCAAACTTTATTATTCTTGTAAAAATATGATGAAAGCAAATATATAATCATAAAGCTAATAAATCTGAAATATTCAAACTGATAAGTCCAACAAAATCTATATCTAATCACCCAAATCTTAATCAAGTACCAATAAAAACAATTAACGAAGCATAGAATGAGTTAATTAATCTTCAACATAGTATATAAGTTATAAAACTTAACTCAATTTTAAGAAATCCTAAAAAAGCAATTTTTGTAAATATTAAAAAACATATAAATGATAAAATAACATTTATCGCTAATAAAAGCGATAAATGCGTAATTTTTTTTGTTGAAAGCTTAAAGTACTCAAGTCTCATTGACTTTAACTTTTTTATTTTTAAGTCTAAATCCTCATCACTTAGGTTATCAAATAAGTTATTTTTTTTATTCCCATTTTTCATAAATAACCCTCTTTTCTATAATAATAATATAAAATAAATTTGTATTAAAGGAGCAAAAAATGAAAAAAAATATTATTAATGTAATTATTGAAAATCCTAAAGGAAGTACAAATAAATTTGAATATGATGTTCTAACAAAAAGCATTACATTAGATAGAGTGCTTTATGGTGCTAATTTCTACCCTGGTGAATATGGATTTATAGATGAAACACTTGATTGAGATGGTGACCCACTTGATGTTATATCACTTGCAACATACCCTACTTTTCCAGGGGTTCAAGTAAGAGTAAGAATCTTAGGTTCAATTAGGATGATTGACAACGGAGAAATTGATACTAAACTGTTTGGTGTATTTAATGATGATCCAAGATTCAATGGATATGAAACACTAAAAGATGTTCCACAACATTTGAAAGACGAAATAGAAAATTTCTTTCTTCAATATAAGGCATTACAAAATAAAGAAGTTAAGATCAATGGTTGAGGAGATATTGATGAAGCGTTAAAAGAGGTAGAAGAATGTAAAGAAAGATATTTAGAATACAAGGATAGATATCTTCAACCAGGTGGAAGAGAAGAAATTTTAAAAGAATGAAAAGAAAAAGGTCTTGGTCAAGGTTAAAAAAACATTTATTAGGTTACAAGTGTAACTAAATAAATGTTTTTTTTATAAAAATGTAAATGGTCCTAAAAACTTCATATTTGATGTTTTACTATTAAACCTAAATATTTTAAGGTTTATTCTTTGAATATTGTTCGAATATACTCTTGCTGCAGAAATATCATGTTTATAACTTGTGCAATATTGATCAACAAACGCTATAATTTCTATTTCAAACTTTGCCTCTAGTATACTTTTTAATCTATTTACATAAAATATATTAATTAATAATACTAAAAATGAAGTGATACAGATTATCTGAATAATTGGATATGATATTAAAAAGTTCATAATTGGATTAGCAATTAGATCAACTGGGTTTGTAAATATAAAATAGTTTATTAAATATAACAAGAAACTAAGAAATACAAATAAATAATATATAATAGAAAGAAATAATGGCATAATTACCGAGATAAAGTTAAACTTCTTTATATACTTATCTTTCTGATATAATTTTACATTGTATCAAATACTTGCAATAATATAATCAAGTTCATAACCAACACTTGGCATAAATCATTTTGGTATTTGTATAGTTTTTTGTCTTTTATTTAACATTTGATAAATTCTTTGATAACTATCTTTATTTGCATATTCAATATTTAAATCTGTTGCTTTTAAATAGGTTTTTAAATTCTGAATGATTTCTTCAATTTTACTTGTAGATATATTAGAATCTGGTGAATTAATTTCCATTATTTGATATCTCGAGTATAGAAAAGTATAAATTAATTTCAAAGAAAAAATACAAATTAAAGATGAGACTATTGCAACTAATAAAATTTTGTCTAAATCTGTCAAAATAATACCTCTTTTTCTAACGCTTATACTTATCAAACAAAAACTTAATATCTGGTTTTAAACCATTTACTTTATTAACATCATAAATTGAGTTAAAGTTTCTCACAATTCCATGAGATGCCATAAATGCATTTACAAAAAACTTACCTTTTTTGTATGTAATTGGTTTCAAGCTTCCACCAGCTGTTAAACCAGCTGCAAAGAATCTTGTTCTGTCATCGCTAACAAGATCTCTATCATTTAGTATAGTGCTTGTATCTATTTTATGTTTTGACATTCAAGCTTTTTCTTTAAGCATTCTTGAATCTGTCTCTTTTTCATTTCTTCATATTTCATTATAATGAACTAACTTACATTGCATTCTGCAACCTGATGCGATTGCAAGCGATGCCATAAGACATCCTTCAGGTGCACCGCCAATTCCATATACAAAATCAGCTTCACCATTAACAACATCAATTGCTGCTAATACATCTCCATCTTTTATTAATCTTACAATAACACCCATATTGCTTAAACTCTTTATTATTTCATCATGACGCGGTTTATCTAATACTATACATTTTAAATCTTTTCTCATTTCCTGTTCTTGCATTTTTAAAACATTTTCTAATATGCCTTCTTCTAGATTAACTAAATCATTATATTTATCTTTTACAAACAACTTTTCCATATACATTTCAGGCATTTGTAGCATTGTGTTTTCTTTGGAAATAGCAATTGTTGATATGCTTCCAGCAAAGTTAAATGCAGCAGGATTTGTACCTTCTATTGGATCAACTGAGACATCATAAAAAGGACAATCAACATTTGAGATATCACCTAGTAATTGGTTAACATACAACATTGGTGCATTATCTAACTCACCTTCACCGTTCACAATTTTTAATTTAAATCCTTTTTCATTTTTTAACATTACTTCAAAGGCTTCTACGGCAGCTAAATCAACTAAATTCTTGTCTTTACTTCCTATATATTTATAAGACGCTATTGCAGCCACTTCTACTGTTCTAAGTAAAATAATATCCTTATTCAAAATTTTTCCCCCTATGACCAAACTTATTATAACAATAAAAAACTAGCATAGTTTTTTATTGTTAGTATAAAAATTTTACATACAAAAAAACTATATAATATATTTATTGAAAGGAAATATTAATATGAAAGATAAAAAAAGAATTCAAGATAATTTTTTTAATGCAATGAATCAGGATTGAGTAGAAAAAACTGAATTACCTAGTGGATATCCATCTTGAGGTAGTTTTGAAATACTTAGAAAAAAATCAATTGATGACATTAGAGATTTAATCTTGGAATTAAAAAATAAAGATAAGAATTCTCTTAATGTAGAACAGAAGAAAATAGTAGCCTTATTTAATAATTATTTAAATTGAGAAGAAAGAAACAAACAAGGACTAAAACCTATAATGGGGATGATTGAATTCATTGATACCCTTAAAGATAAAAAAGAATTCACAAATTTTATAATAGATTTTTATCAAAAGTTTCAAACTAGTTTTTTATTTGGTTTTGGAATGGATTCAGATTTTAAAGATAGTAATCTAAGAGCATTGTTTATTTCTACAATGAGTTTAGGAATGTCAGATAGGGACTTTTATGAAGAAAGTCACCCTAGACACACAGAAATAAAAGAAGCATATAAGAAATACGTTAATGATCTTGTGTTAGAGTCTAAAATTAAATTTAAATCAAATAATTTATTTGATTTAATATACTCTTTTGAAGATAAATTAGCAAAATCGATGCTTAAAAAAGAAGAGTTAAGATCTCCCGAAAATATTTATAACGTTGTTACTTTAGAAGACTTGAAATCATATTGTAAATTTATAGACTGAAAGGATTACTTTGATAAAACAGGTTATTCAAAAGCAAGCATTATTATTTTAACTCAACCTAAATACATTAAAAAACTTTCAGATATATTAGAATCTATTAATTTAGAAGATTTAAAAGATATTATGAAGTTTGACTTATTGAGTGCTTATAGTGGATTAACATCTGAAAATTTCTATAAAATAGCATTTAATTTCAGTTCTGTATTCTCGGGTGTAAAAGAAATGAAACCTGAGATTGAAAGAGCTGTAGAGTTTACAAATGGTAAATTAGGGGAAATGCTTGGTAAAGAATATGTAAAAAAACATTTTTCTGAAGAAGCAAAAAAAGACGTTTATGATATGGTAAAAAAACTTATAAATGTGTATGAAAAAAGAATTAATGATTTAGATTGAATGAGTGAAACAACAAAAATAAAAGCTGTAGAGAAATTAAAAGGTTTCACAATCAAAATTGGTTATCCAGATAAGTTTGAAACTTATGAAGAAGTAGAAATAAGAGATTATAACGAAGGTGGAAGTTTATATGAAAATATAAATAATATCGTAAAGTATCTGATAAAAAAAGAATTGAACGAAATTAACATGCCAGTTGATAAAAATAAATGATATATGTATCCACAAACAGTAAATGCTTATTACAATCCAAGCTCAAATGAAATTTGTTTCCCAGCAGCAATACTTCAATCACCATTTTATGACATCAATGAACCACGAGCTAAAAATTTAGGTGGTATAGGTGCTGTAATAGGTCATGAAGTAAGTCATGGTTTTGATGACGAAGGAAGTAAATTTGATAAAGACGGTAACTTTAACAACTGATGAACACCAGATGACTATAAAGAATATAACAAAAGAACACAAGCCCTTGTTGAACAATATAATCAATATGATGTTAATGGTTCACACGTAAATGGTAAATTAACTTTAGGAGAAAATATTGGTGATCTAAGTGGGGTAGCAGCTGCTTTAGATATTTGTAAAGAAGAATGTCCAGGAGACATTAAACTCTTTTTTGAGAACTATGCAATTATTTGAAGAAGAAAATCTACAGATGAATTAAAAAATACTAGATTACTTATTGATCCTCACTCTCCTGAGGAGTTTAGATGTAACGGGGTACTTGTAAATATAAATGAATTCCATGAAATATTTGGAACACAACCAGGTGATGGTATGTACAAAGAAGAGAAAGATAGAATTAAAGTATGATAAAAAAAATGAAGTTTAACTTCATTTTTTTTAAGCATTTTCAACATTATGATATACATTTTGAACATCTTCTAATTCATTTAATTTATCAACAAGTTTATTAAATTTTTCAAGTATTTCAATATCATCAATTGTTATATATTCATTAGCTATCATTGTAGTTTCAGCAATTTTGTATTCCTTAATATTAAGTTTATCTAATGCTTTTTTTACTGAATTAAACGAATTTAGTGGTGCATTAACTATTATCATCCCATCTTCTTCAACTACATCATTAACTTCACAATCTTCATTTATTAAAGATTCAAGAATAAATTCAATGTTGTGTTCATTAAAACCAAAAATGCTTGAAGAAGTAAATGAATGTGACACTGAACCACTTGTTGCAATTTTACCACCATTTTTATTAAACACTTCTCTAATATCTGCAATTGCTCTATTTACATTATTTGTTAAAGAATCGACAATTATCATTGAATTACCTGGTCCATATCCTTCATATCTATTTGATAAATAATTATCTGTTGAATTACCCTCAGCTTTTTTTATTGCACGTTGTATTACATCAGCTGGTACTTGTTTAGATTTCGCTTTATCTACCGCACTCCTTAATGCTAGGTTAGATTCGATATCCTTAGACCCATTTTTTGCCGCCATATAAATTTCCTTTGAACATCTACCATATAAAGCAGACTTCATTGCTGCAGTCTTTTCCATACTTTGTTTTCTTACTTCGTGTGCTCTTCCCATTTTACTCCTTAATTAGCTTTATTTTGCTTTACCGATTTATAAATACCATAAAACTTTTTAATTTCATGCGCTTTTAAAACTCTATATTGACCTACTTCTAATTCATCAAGTGTTAAAAACTCAATTCTGGTTCTTTTTAACTTTTTCAAATATATATCAGCTGCTATTAACATTTTTTTTACATGGTGTTTTCTTCCCTCTGTAATTGTTAGTTCAACAACAGATTCATCATATTCCTTATCATAATCACATAATCTTGCCTCGATAGCCTTAGTTTTGTAATTATCATCAATTATTACACCTTTAACCAACTGGGTTACTTGATCTTTATGAACCTTACCTTTACACAATGCCTGATACGTTTTTTGGAACTCGTATCTAGGGTGCATTACAAAGTTTGCAAATTCTCCATCATTAGTCATAATAATCGCACCACTAACATCATAATCTAGTCTACCCACTGGATATACACGTGCTTTAACATTTTTAAAAAAATCTGCGACTGTTTTCCTGTTTTCTTTATCAACCATAGTTGTTAAAACTAATCTTGGTTTATTAAATAAGTAATAATGTTTTTCGCTAATAATTGATACAGGTCTATCATTAATTGTAATATTGACATTTGTATCAAATTTACTACCCAACTCATTTACAATTTTACCATTAACTTTAACTTGGTTGTTTGTAATTAATTCTTCTGCTTTTCTTCTTGAGCAATAACCCCTTGAAGCTATAATTTTTTGTAATCTATCTTGTATCATTATATCCCCTATTGAATATTTCTTTTTCTGAGTTATTATTATCTCTTAATTTTGGTAATTCTTCAAGACTATTTAAACTAAAATACTTTAAAAATTCGGTGGTAACTTTGTACATCATCGGTTTACCAACATCATTAGATTTACCAGCTTCACATATTAGATTCCTTAACCTTAACTTATAAAATATATGATCACAATTTACTCCCCTAATATTTTCCACCTCCGCTTTAGTAGTGGGACCTTTATATGCAATTATCGATAGAACTTCGATGCTTGCAGATGATAATTTAGCTTCTGTTTTTAAATTTGCTAGTTTTAAATAATAATCTGAATTTACTTTTTTTGTAGTCATTCTAAACTTGTCTTTAGCAAACTTTTGTATCTCTAAACCTGACTCCTCATCTTTTTTATATTTCTCAATTAAGTGCTTTATAAGATTTTCACTAACATTATTGGTTATATCTAGGAATTCTGAAATATCATCTAGTGAAATTCCCTCATCACCATTAATGAAAAGTAAGCCTTCAATTAATGACACTTGTTTACTTTTATCCATTATTACTCCTTTATATTAATACTTCAATACTTATTTTTTCACCTGTTTGTGATAATGTGATTAAGTGTTTAGATGCTAAGTCTAAAATAGACAAGAAAGTCGCAACTAACATTTTTAAACTAAATTCTTTTATATGAATCAATTCTTCTAAATCAATTGATTTAATTTTATTATCCTCAAAATACTCTAAAATATCTTTTGATAATTCTTCTGGAGATATCTCTGTTGTTGTTAGTGTGTTTACTTCAAAATTTTTAAACTTGTTTTTTTCAATTGCTTTTAAAAATATTTTAGAAAAACTATCAATATTAATGTTATTTTTTGCTAATGGTAATTCATCATCATCTATTTTAGTAACTTTAATAATTGATTTTTTCTTGCTAAATGATTTTAAATATTCTTCCTGTTTACTTTTGAAAAACCCAGTAACTTCTTTAATTTTATGGTATTCTATTAGCCTATTAATCAAATCTTCTCTTTCTGAATCTTCTATATTTTCATCAAACTCATTATTTTCTTTAGGAATTAATATCTTCGACTTTAATTCAATTAAATATGCAGCCATAACTAAGTATTCACTTGCGACTTCTATATTTAATACTTTTAAACCCCTAATATAATCAATATACTGATTAGAAAGTGTTAATAAATTAACCTCAAGTATGTTTAGTTCTTTTTCTTTTATCATATGTAATAATAGGTCCAAAGGACCATTAAAATTATCTAATTCAATTAAAGTTCATTTTTCCATAATTACCTTTTAGCTATTTCTTAATTTATCAAGAGTTTTACTCAAATTTTCATCATTTTTTAAATGTTTATCTAACGCAAGTACGATTCTACCTATAATAATAAACAATAAATTTATTGATAAAGATATATTGTAATTAAAATTAGGGTCTGCAAAATCATGTTCTAATAAATTTCTTAACCTTCTAATAAAATGTCATGCTCTTGAGTATGTAATAAGATCAATTACATTTGTTAATTTTTCAAAGTCCTCTGGACTGTTTGATAAAAAAGAAATATCTTTTAGAAAGTCATTAAAAAATTTTAAAGACGTATCTGGGTTTTGTTTAGTTTTTTCTAAATATTTACATTTTAGGTGATTTGCAATATATGTAAGTTTATCAAAAATTGTGTATAAGTATTTAAAAGTTTCATTTTGTTGGTGGAATTCATCAGTGGTAATTCCATATAAAGTATTAAAATTCATCAGTGATTCCATTTTATATGTTTTTTTTATGAAATATCTAACAATGCTCCTTATTTCAACGAATACTTTATGATTAAATACACCATCTTCAGAAAATATTAAAAGTTCAAGTGCATTTTTTGAGTATTTTATATAATTTGAAACATCTTCAACTGTTAAATCAATATTAGTTTCATTTTTAAAATTTATATCTAAATACCTTGAACTATTTTCACAATATTTAACCAACTTCTCAATTATAGCCTCGTTCATGAAAAATGTTTCATCAATGTAATTTTGAATAATATCTGAATATGCCTTTAGTTCAGATAATCCTTTATACTCTTTATTTTTAATTAACTTGCAAATATGTGCAACATCCCTAAGAGTTATTTTATTAGCCACTATGTTCACCCCTATAAAGTAATTATACATAAAAAAAGAGATTACTAAAAATATATTGATATGCACTTACTTTTTTATATATAATATTTATTGAATAATTGATTGGAAGTTAAATATGATTAACAGAAAAAATACAAGAAAAGTTATTGTTGGCAATGTTGAGATCGGAGGAAATAAGGAAGTTGTTATTCAGTCAATGACAACAACCAAAACCCATGATGTTGAGGAAACTCTAAAACAAATAAAGGTTTTACATAAAGAAGGTTGTCAAATTGTTAGAGTAGCTGTACTGGGTATTGATGATGCGAATGCATTAAACGAACTAGTTAAGTTATCACCAATACCAATAGTTGCAGATATTCATTTTAATTATAAATTTGCATTATTGGCAGCCGATGCTGGATGTGCAAAGATAAGAATTAACCCAGGGAATATTGGAAATAGAGAGAATACTGTTGCTGTTGTAGAAAAATGTAAAGAAAAGAAAATACCAATTAGAATTGGTATTAATTCTGGAAGTTTGCCAAAGAATATGGTATTAAAATATGGCTGAACACCAAAAGCTATGATTGAATCATTGAGAACTCATATAGAAATTTTGGAAGAACTTGGTTTTTATGACATAATATACTCTCTAAAAGCTACTGACCCTCTCATGGCAATAGAGGCCTATGAAATGGCAAGCGAAATTTGAAACTATCCTTCACATTTAGGAATAACAGAAGCTGGAAGTCTATTGAATGGAACTATTAAATCAAGTTTTGGTCTAGGTTATCTTTTATATAGAGGAATTGGTAGTACTATAAGAATTAGTCTTAGCGAGGACCCAGTAGAAGAAATAAAAGTAGCTAAAAGACTTTTAAACTCAATGGGTCTGTACGAAAATATGGTTGAAGTAATTGCTTGTCCAACATGTGGTAGACTTGAGTTTGAACTTAACAAGGTTGTTAAAGAAGTTGAAACTTATGTAGAAGAATTACGCTTTCCACTAAAGATAGCCATACTTGGTTGTGTAGTCAATGGGCCAGGAGAATCAGCACAAGCAGACATTGGAATTGCAGGAGGAA harbors:
- a CDS encoding ECF transporter S component, which encodes MENNNSKDNKDNSEHIVSEHNDKDNKKDHYHDEHHFDMFGNHDDVKEEDFNWKTSIYTSKRNLTFRLTLSGMILAIAIAATSLDMYIEHLIIPIDGVILPTRFLDILVITLSIGSLGPVFSSLIGFIVPWIHMLIHGGGAIHNPLSTMVDSFGYFLVIWVLWLFYYFIFKNSYTHKDPNNKKDIFKRWMPIVAFIPVVVVIFTMINVLVIYLNSSTLEEHHHEENNLFSIIQKFHETEDHDHDHVDWGVFSNKLWVYTFIILGIEVARFTICYSLFGVLEPQMKKINHIFK
- a CDS encoding inorganic diphosphatase, translated to MKKNIINVIIENPKGSTNKFEYDVLTKSITLDRVLYGANFYPGEYGFIDETLDWDGDPLDVISLATYPTFPGVQVRVRILGSIRMIDNGEIDTKLFGVFNDDPRFNGYETLKDVPQHLKDEIENFFLQYKALQNKEVKINGWGDIDEALKEVEECKERYLEYKDRYLQPGGREEILKEWKEKGLGQG
- a CDS encoding fructose-bisphosphatase class II, which translates into the protein MNKDIILLRTVEVAAIASYKYIGSKDKNLVDLAAVEAFEVMLKNEKGFKLKIVNGEGELDNAPMLYVNQLLGDISNVDCPFYDVSVDPIEGTNPAAFNFAGSISTIAISKENTMLQMPEMYMEKLFVKDKYNDLVNLEEGILENVLKMQEQEMRKDLKCIVLDKPRHDEIIKSLSNMGVIVRLIKDGDVLAAIDVVNGEADFVYGIGGAPEGCLMASLAIASGCRMQCKLVHYNEIWRNEKETDSRMLKEKAWMSKHKIDTSTILNDRDLVSDDRTRFFAAGLTAGGSLKPITYKKGKFFVNAFMASHGIVRNFNSIYDVNKVNGLKPDIKFLFDKYKR
- a CDS encoding M13 family metallopeptidase; this encodes MKDKKRIQDNFFNAMNQDWVEKTELPSGYPSWGSFEILRKKSIDDIRDLILELKNKDKNSLNVEQKKIVALFNNYLNWEERNKQGLKPIMGMIEFIDTLKDKKEFTNFIIDFYQKFQTSFLFGFGMDSDFKDSNLRALFISTMSLGMSDRDFYEESHPRHTEIKEAYKKYVNDLVLESKIKFKSNNLFDLIYSFEDKLAKSMLKKEELRSPENIYNVVTLEDLKSYCKFIDWKDYFDKTGYSKASIIILTQPKYIKKLSDILESINLEDLKDIMKFDLLSAYSGLTSENFYKIAFNFSSVFSGVKEMKPEIERAVEFTNGKLGEMLGKEYVKKHFSEEAKKDVYDMVKKLINVYEKRINDLDWMSETTKIKAVEKLKGFTIKIGYPDKFETYEEVEIRDYNEGGSLYENINNIVKYLIKKELNEINMPVDKNKWYMYPQTVNAYYNPSSNEICFPAAILQSPFYDINEPRAKNLGGIGAVIGHEVSHGFDDEGSKFDKDGNFNNWWTPDDYKEYNKRTQALVEQYNQYDVNGSHVNGKLTLGENIGDLSGVAAALDICKEECPGDIKLFFENYAIIWRRKSTDELKNTRLLIDPHSPEEFRCNGVLVNINEFHEIFGTQPGDGMYKEEKDRIKVW
- a CDS encoding YebC/PmpR family DNA-binding transcriptional regulator, translating into MGRAHEVRKQSMEKTAAMKSALYGRCSKEIYMAAKNGSKDIESNLALRSAVDKAKSKQVPADVIQRAIKKAEGNSTDNYLSNRYEGYGPGNSMIIVDSLTNNVNRAIADIREVFNKNGGKIATSGSVSHSFTSSSIFGFNEHNIEFILESLINEDCEVNDVVEEDGMIIVNAPLNSFNSVKKALDKLNIKEYKIAETTMIANEYITIDDIEILEKFNKLVDKLNELEDVQNVYHNVENA
- a CDS encoding pseudouridine synthase is translated as MIQDRLQKIIASRGYCSRRKAEELITNNQVKVNGKIVNELGSKFDTNVNITINDRPVSIISEKHYYLFNKPRLVLTTMVDKENRKTVADFFKNVKARVYPVGRLDYDVSGAIIMTNDGEFANFVMHPRYEFQKTYQALCKGKVHKDQVTQLVKGVIIDDNYKTKAIEARLCDYDKEYDESVVELTITEGRKHHVKKMLIAADIYLKKLKRTRIEFLTLDELEVGQYRVLKAHEIKKFYGIYKSVKQNKAN
- the scpB gene encoding SMC-Scp complex subunit ScpB encodes the protein MDKSKQVSLIEGLLFINGDEGISLDDISEFLDITNNVSENLIKHLIEKYKKDEESGLEIQKFAKDKFRMTTKKVNSDYYLKLANLKTEAKLSSASIEVLSIIAYKGPTTKAEVENIRGVNCDHIFYKLRLRNLICEAGKSNDVGKPMMYKVTTEFLKYFSLNSLEELPKLRDNNNSEKEIFNRGYNDTR
- a CDS encoding segregation and condensation protein A; this encodes MEKWTLIELDNFNGPLDLLLHMIKEKELNILEVNLLTLSNQYIDYIRGLKVLNIEVASEYLVMAAYLIELKSKILIPKENNEFDENIEDSEREDLINRLIEYHKIKEVTGFFKSKQEEYLKSFSKKKSIIKVTKIDDDELPLAKNNINIDSFSKIFLKAIEKNKFKNFEVNTLTTTEISPEELSKDILEYFEDNKIKSIDLEELIHIKEFSLKMLVATFLSILDLASKHLITLSQTGEKISIEVLI
- the ispG gene encoding flavodoxin-dependent (E)-4-hydroxy-3-methylbut-2-enyl-diphosphate synthase; translation: MINRKNTRKVIVGNVEIGGNKEVVIQSMTTTKTHDVEETLKQIKVLHKEGCQIVRVAVLGIDDANALNELVKLSPIPIVADIHFNYKFALLAADAGCAKIRINPGNIGNRENTVAVVEKCKEKKIPIRIGINSGSLPKNMVLKYGWTPKAMIESLRTHIEILEELGFYDIIYSLKATDPLMAIEAYEMASEIWNYPSHLGITEAGSLLNGTIKSSFGLGYLLYRGIGSTIRISLSEDPVEEIKVAKRLLNSMGLYENMVEVIACPTCGRLEFELNKVVKEVETYVEELRFPLKIAILGCVVNGPGESAQADIGIAGGNKGGIIFKKGVIFKSVKQEELLPELKLLIMEYYNEWLNKKNNEL